A genomic segment from Nonomuraea helvata encodes:
- a CDS encoding cellulase family glycosylhydrolase — MAILRDPWRRALTATAAVLLAGFGLATVQTSADAAVSCSATYSKTWDSGGGAFGATITVTNTGDPLTTWALSFDFPNSQVITQMWEGTPTPATPTPAGAVITINPLSYNAAKGTGATWTVGFNGTYTGGVNSNPPSVSCAGNGGGSTQQALVVSPASVSVPEGGTAGYTVRLQSQPSGNVTVTSTAGTGDGDITVSAGASLTFTTANWNTPQTVTLRAAEDSDSANGTRPITVTSSGLTSVTVNATEADNDGGTGGAAPALHVSGNKLLTAGGATYRMLGVNRASGEFACVQGKGMWDSGPVDQASVNAMKAWNIHAVRIPLNEECWNGTNGSPSGATYQQNVKDYVNLLVANGITPIVEMHWNYGQYTGQGAGCSDTAATCQKPMPDAQYAPTFWTGVANMFKGNNAVVFDLFNEPYPDAAANWNATAGWTCWRDGGTCTGIGYQVAGMQSLVNTVRATGATNVIMLGGLAWSNDLSQWLTYKPNDPTGNLMAAWHTYNFNSCSNTSCWDSQVGAVAAKVPVHAGEIGQNSCAHDYIDQVMAWADAHGVGYTAWTWNPWGCSGGNVLITDYNGTPTSTYGEGFKAHLLTQNPLS, encoded by the coding sequence ATGGCAATCCTCCGGGACCCGTGGCGCAGAGCGTTGACGGCGACAGCCGCCGTCCTGCTCGCCGGATTCGGGCTCGCAACCGTCCAGACGTCCGCTGACGCCGCCGTGTCGTGTTCGGCCACGTACTCCAAGACCTGGGACAGCGGCGGCGGCGCGTTCGGCGCCACGATCACGGTGACCAACACCGGTGACCCGTTGACCACCTGGGCGCTGAGCTTCGACTTCCCCAACAGCCAGGTGATCACCCAGATGTGGGAGGGCACGCCCACCCCGGCGACGCCCACGCCGGCGGGTGCGGTCATCACCATCAACCCGCTCTCCTACAACGCGGCCAAGGGCACCGGGGCGACCTGGACCGTCGGCTTCAACGGCACCTACACCGGCGGCGTCAACAGCAACCCGCCCAGCGTCTCGTGCGCCGGGAACGGTGGTGGAAGCACGCAGCAGGCCCTGGTGGTCTCCCCGGCCAGTGTGAGCGTGCCCGAGGGCGGGACCGCCGGTTACACGGTCCGCCTGCAGTCCCAGCCGTCCGGCAACGTGACGGTCACCAGCACCGCCGGCACCGGTGACGGCGACATCACCGTGAGCGCCGGTGCCTCGCTGACCTTCACCACGGCCAACTGGAACACCCCGCAGACCGTGACGCTCCGCGCCGCGGAGGACTCCGACAGCGCCAACGGCACCCGGCCGATCACCGTCACCTCCTCGGGCCTGACCTCCGTCACCGTGAACGCCACCGAGGCCGACAACGACGGCGGCACCGGTGGGGCGGCACCCGCTCTGCACGTCTCAGGGAACAAGCTGCTCACCGCCGGCGGCGCCACCTACCGCATGCTCGGCGTCAACCGGGCCAGCGGCGAGTTCGCCTGCGTGCAGGGCAAGGGCATGTGGGACAGCGGTCCCGTGGACCAGGCCTCGGTCAACGCGATGAAGGCCTGGAACATCCACGCGGTCCGGATCCCGCTGAACGAGGAGTGCTGGAACGGCACCAACGGCTCGCCCAGTGGCGCGACGTACCAGCAGAACGTCAAGGACTACGTGAACCTGCTGGTCGCCAACGGCATCACGCCGATCGTGGAGATGCACTGGAACTACGGCCAGTACACCGGCCAGGGCGCCGGCTGCTCCGACACCGCGGCGACCTGCCAGAAGCCGATGCCCGACGCCCAGTACGCGCCGACGTTCTGGACCGGGGTGGCCAACATGTTCAAGGGCAACAACGCGGTCGTCTTCGACCTGTTCAACGAGCCCTACCCGGACGCGGCCGCCAACTGGAACGCGACCGCCGGCTGGACCTGCTGGCGTGACGGCGGCACCTGCACCGGCATCGGCTACCAGGTGGCCGGCATGCAGTCACTGGTGAACACGGTACGCGCCACCGGCGCGACCAACGTGATCATGCTCGGAGGCCTGGCCTGGTCCAACGACCTGAGCCAGTGGCTGACCTACAAGCCGAACGACCCGACGGGCAACCTGATGGCCGCCTGGCACACGTACAACTTCAACAGCTGCTCCAACACCTCCTGCTGGGACAGCCAGGTCGGGGCGGTCGCCGCGAAGGTGCCCGTGCACGCCGGTGAGATCGGCCAGAACTCCTGCGCTCACGACTACATCGACCAGGTGATGGCGTGGGCCGACGCGCACGGCGTCGGATACACGGCCTGGACGTGGAACCCGTGGGGCTGCAGCGGGGGCAACGTGCTCATCACCGACTACAACGGCACCCCCACCAGCACGTACGGGGAGGGCTTCAAGGCCCACCTGCTCACCCAGAATCCACTCTCCTAG
- a CDS encoding GNAT family N-acetyltransferase yields MDTNARGPGRPVEWALRSAEPTDVEAIAELRATVMRPDLERLGRFDEHRVRQRLRDAFAPQHTSVIVAAGAFAGCVAVRPAEDGRWLEHFYLDPGLQGRGIGSAVLRAVLSQADADGVPVRLNVLQGSAARRLYERHGFTVEAQDPVDVFMVRRPGAGAS; encoded by the coding sequence ATGGATACGAATGCGAGGGGGCCGGGCCGTCCCGTGGAATGGGCGCTGCGTTCGGCGGAGCCGACGGACGTTGAGGCGATCGCGGAGCTGCGGGCGACGGTGATGCGCCCGGACCTGGAGCGGCTGGGACGGTTCGACGAGCATCGGGTCCGGCAGCGGCTGCGGGATGCCTTCGCCCCGCAGCACACCTCGGTCATCGTGGCCGCCGGTGCCTTCGCGGGCTGCGTCGCCGTGCGCCCGGCCGAGGACGGGCGCTGGCTGGAGCATTTCTATCTCGATCCGGGCCTGCAGGGCCGGGGGATCGGATCGGCTGTCCTGCGGGCCGTGCTGAGTCAGGCCGATGCCGACGGCGTGCCCGTCCGCCTGAACGTCCTCCAGGGCAGTGCCGCCCGGCGGCTGTACGAGCGTCACGGGTTCACCGTGGAGGCCCAGGACCCGGTCGACGTCTTCATGGTGCGCCGGCCGGGCGCGGGCGCCTCGTGA
- a CDS encoding amidohydrolase, translated as MNVAFTGGYVVPVDGDPVEGGTVLIRNGKIVAVGARIPVPDDVQVVDAAGLWVLPGFVEAHSHLGIDEEGEGWSGDDLNEATEPNGARLRALDAVNPADPGFTDALSGGVTTAAVLPGSANPIGGQAVALKCHGRTVDDMVLREPVAVKSALGENPKRVHGNHGRLPSTRQGTAAVIRDALTRARDYRARRPQESDPTLEVLARVLDGELPWWQHAHRADDIGTALRLADEFGHRLVVHHGTEAHLLADLLAERQIPVVSGPLTTGRGKPELRNRTPRSPALLAAAGVTLALTTDHNSVPIQYLVHQATIAVKEGLDRRTALRSITATPAALLGLGDRVGALRPGLDGDVVLWSGDPLDTMSRAVRVHIDGREVYRYVD; from the coding sequence ATGAACGTCGCGTTCACCGGAGGGTACGTCGTCCCGGTCGACGGCGATCCCGTCGAGGGCGGCACCGTGCTGATCAGGAACGGCAAGATCGTCGCTGTCGGGGCGCGGATCCCGGTGCCCGATGACGTCCAGGTCGTCGACGCCGCCGGGCTCTGGGTACTGCCCGGGTTCGTCGAGGCCCACTCGCACCTGGGCATCGACGAGGAGGGCGAGGGCTGGTCCGGCGACGACCTGAACGAGGCGACCGAGCCCAACGGCGCCCGCCTGCGCGCGCTCGACGCCGTCAACCCGGCCGACCCCGGGTTCACCGACGCGCTGTCGGGCGGCGTCACCACCGCCGCGGTGCTGCCGGGCTCGGCCAACCCCATCGGCGGGCAGGCCGTCGCCCTGAAGTGCCACGGCCGTACGGTCGACGACATGGTGCTGCGCGAGCCTGTCGCGGTGAAGAGCGCGCTCGGCGAGAACCCCAAGCGGGTGCACGGGAACCACGGCCGGCTGCCCTCCACCCGCCAGGGCACCGCCGCGGTCATCCGCGACGCCCTGACCAGGGCCCGCGACTATCGCGCGCGCAGGCCGCAGGAGAGCGATCCGACGCTGGAGGTGCTGGCCAGGGTGCTCGACGGCGAGCTGCCCTGGTGGCAGCACGCCCACCGGGCCGACGACATCGGCACCGCCCTCCGCCTGGCCGACGAGTTCGGACACCGGCTGGTCGTCCACCACGGCACCGAGGCCCACCTGCTGGCCGACCTCCTGGCCGAACGGCAGATCCCTGTCGTCAGCGGCCCGCTGACCACCGGGCGCGGCAAACCGGAGCTGCGCAACCGCACCCCGCGCAGTCCCGCGCTGCTCGCCGCGGCCGGAGTGACGCTCGCGCTGACCACCGACCACAACTCGGTGCCCATCCAGTACCTGGTTCACCAGGCCACGATCGCGGTCAAGGAGGGGCTGGACCGGCGGACCGCGCTGCGGTCGATCACCGCCACCCCGGCCGCGCTGCTCGGACTCGGCGACCGCGTCGGCGCGCTACGGCCCGGACTCGACGGTGATGTGGTGCTGTGGTCGGGTGATCCGCTGGACACCATGAGCCGGGCCGTGCGCGTCCACATCGACGGCAGGGAGGTCTACCGGTACGTGGACTGA
- a CDS encoding PhzF family phenazine biosynthesis protein, translating to MPVAYHHVDVFADGPYSGNSLAVFVDPPPLSAAQMSLITQELRHFETIFVRRSGDAIQARVFDLIEELDFAGHPVLGAAAVLHDLDAPTAERYRAWTITLPAGTVSVSTRRSAPGRVAALLETERPELVARPPAGDQDAIAAAFGLTPDDLDEALPPEVWSTGLRYLIVPVRGEALARARVAHRDLTGFLEARGAQFAYLLDAATPEGRHWNNDGLMEDVGTGSAAGCVAAYLMHRGRLGDGERMTLAQGRFTGRPSAISIGAYGGADTVERVTVGGEVVRVGLGTLEVLPGGER from the coding sequence ATGCCAGTCGCCTACCACCACGTCGACGTCTTCGCCGACGGGCCGTACTCGGGCAACAGCCTCGCGGTCTTCGTCGACCCGCCGCCACTGAGCGCCGCCCAGATGTCCCTGATCACCCAGGAGCTCCGGCACTTCGAGACGATCTTCGTGCGCCGCTCGGGCGACGCGATCCAGGCCAGGGTCTTCGACCTGATCGAGGAGCTCGACTTCGCCGGGCACCCCGTGCTGGGCGCCGCCGCCGTCCTGCACGACCTCGACGCTCCCACGGCCGAGCGGTACCGCGCGTGGACGATCACGCTCCCGGCCGGCACCGTCAGCGTCAGCACCCGCCGGAGCGCGCCAGGACGCGTGGCCGCGCTCCTGGAGACGGAACGCCCCGAACTCGTCGCGCGCCCGCCGGCCGGCGACCAGGACGCGATCGCGGCGGCGTTCGGCCTGACGCCGGACGACCTGGACGAGGCGTTGCCGCCCGAGGTCTGGTCCACCGGACTGCGCTACCTGATCGTCCCGGTGCGCGGCGAGGCGCTGGCCAGGGCGAGGGTCGCGCACCGCGATCTCACCGGCTTCCTGGAGGCACGCGGCGCGCAGTTCGCCTACCTGCTGGACGCCGCCACACCCGAGGGCCGTCACTGGAACAACGACGGCCTGATGGAGGACGTCGGGACGGGCAGCGCGGCAGGATGCGTGGCCGCGTACCTGATGCACCGCGGCCGGCTCGGCGACGGTGAGCGGATGACGCTGGCGCAGGGCCGCTTCACCGGCCGCCCCAGCGCCATCTCGATCGGCGCGTACGGCGGCGCCGACACCGTCGAGCGGGTCACGGTCGGCGGCGAGGTGGTGCGGGTCGGCCTCGGCACGCTGGAGGTCCTGCCCGGCGGTGAGCGGTGA
- a CDS encoding LacI family DNA-binding transcriptional regulator, translating to MRVTMREVADRAGVSIKTVSRVVNGEPHIRPEKVRRVHAAIDELGWVPNRTARTLRTGLVGMVGIAVTELRRPYLAGLVEALVTEADRYGMLAAVEPTHGDPARLEAVLAARGKAFDGVVVIGPATLVTDGLDDRPVVAVQGGAALMDSTVDSVDEDVAEAAALVARHLAVMGRSRPALLGADQARMCAALAGSGIDPAAVPYVDLGEVADRRAGARAAVQVLERHPDVDALLCVNDEVALGALAALVKHGVNVPGRVAAIGYGNLEDGRFSTPSLTTIDPGAARLARGALELLADRLAGTAPRQPRALVSPVELVRRESTLGRDPR from the coding sequence ATGCGCGTGACGATGCGGGAGGTCGCGGATCGGGCCGGTGTCTCGATCAAGACCGTCTCCCGTGTGGTGAATGGCGAACCTCACATCCGTCCGGAGAAGGTGCGGCGGGTGCACGCGGCGATCGACGAGCTCGGCTGGGTCCCCAACCGGACCGCCAGGACGCTCAGGACCGGCCTGGTCGGCATGGTGGGCATCGCCGTCACCGAGCTGCGCCGCCCGTATCTCGCGGGTCTCGTCGAGGCGCTCGTCACGGAGGCGGATCGCTACGGAATGCTGGCCGCGGTCGAGCCGACGCACGGCGATCCGGCCCGGCTGGAGGCGGTGCTCGCCGCCCGGGGGAAGGCGTTCGACGGCGTGGTGGTCATCGGTCCGGCCACGCTGGTCACCGACGGGCTGGACGACCGCCCGGTGGTCGCCGTGCAAGGCGGCGCGGCCCTGATGGACAGCACAGTGGACAGCGTCGATGAGGACGTCGCGGAGGCGGCGGCGCTGGTGGCTCGCCACCTCGCCGTCATGGGGCGCTCCCGCCCGGCTCTGCTCGGAGCGGACCAGGCCCGGATGTGCGCGGCTCTCGCCGGGTCCGGCATCGACCCGGCCGCCGTACCGTACGTGGACCTCGGTGAGGTGGCCGACCGGCGCGCGGGCGCGCGGGCCGCCGTACAGGTGCTGGAGCGGCATCCGGACGTGGACGCGCTGCTCTGCGTCAACGACGAGGTGGCGCTCGGGGCGCTCGCGGCGCTCGTCAAGCACGGGGTGAACGTCCCGGGACGGGTGGCGGCCATCGGCTACGGCAACCTGGAGGACGGGCGGTTCTCGACGCCGTCGCTCACCACGATCGACCCCGGGGCGGCCCGGCTGGCGCGCGGCGCGCTGGAGCTGCTGGCCGATCGCCTCGCCGGTACGGCCCCGCGGCAGCCGCGCGCGCTCGTGTCACCCGTCGAGCTGGTACGGCGTGAGTCCACGCTCGGCCGGGACCCGCGATGA
- a CDS encoding LysR family transcriptional regulator produces the protein MAHDLEIADLRSFATVVRAGSITRAAHALQLSQPAVSQRIHRLERAAGDRLLIRDARGTRITPAGEKLLAYAERMLALHDEARASIDAQGGQATGSRTVGLLEDLAVTTLPTTLADFAALHPGIDLEVVIGPAHALRERAERGRLDLALGDPSVMPDAAVRRRRRVPLAWAAAASLDPARDPLPLVMFSMPCHWRAPVLDVLNQRGRRWRIAFQSTSLAAVQAAICAGIGVGTLLTGNVPAHAVRLGSRHGLPPAPQVEIAISRRPGTENDAVVDSLERLMRQSIAADPGT, from the coding sequence ATGGCACACGACCTCGAGATCGCTGACCTGCGATCGTTCGCGACGGTGGTCCGCGCGGGCAGCATCACCAGGGCGGCCCACGCGCTCCAGCTCAGCCAGCCCGCCGTGAGCCAGCGCATCCACCGCCTGGAGCGCGCCGCGGGCGACCGCCTGCTCATCCGCGACGCCCGCGGCACCCGGATCACCCCCGCCGGCGAGAAGCTCCTGGCCTACGCCGAGCGCATGCTCGCCCTCCACGACGAGGCCCGCGCCTCCATCGACGCGCAGGGCGGCCAGGCCACCGGATCCCGCACCGTCGGCCTGCTCGAAGATCTCGCCGTCACCACGCTGCCCACCACGCTGGCCGACTTTGCCGCCCTGCATCCGGGCATCGACCTGGAGGTGGTCATCGGCCCGGCCCACGCTCTCCGCGAACGCGCCGAACGCGGCCGGCTCGACCTCGCGCTCGGCGACCCGTCTGTCATGCCGGACGCCGCGGTCCGCCGGCGCCGCCGGGTGCCCCTCGCGTGGGCCGCCGCGGCGTCACTCGACCCGGCCCGCGACCCGCTGCCGCTGGTGATGTTCTCCATGCCCTGCCATTGGCGTGCGCCGGTGCTCGACGTGCTCAACCAGCGGGGCCGCCGCTGGCGCATCGCCTTCCAGAGCACGAGCCTCGCCGCCGTACAGGCCGCGATCTGCGCGGGCATCGGCGTCGGCACGCTGCTGACCGGCAACGTCCCGGCCCATGCCGTACGGCTCGGCAGCCGCCACGGTCTGCCGCCTGCGCCCCAGGTCGAGATCGCCATCAGCAGGCGGCCGGGCACCGAGAACGACGCGGTCGTCGACAGCCTGGAACGCCTGATGCGCCAGTCCATCGCCGCGGACCCGGGAACCTGA
- a CDS encoding antibiotic biosynthesis monooxygenase has product MIARTWSGRVPHHHADGFAAHLLDTGVAEAASTPGNRGAQVLHAAFDDHVEFRLITYWESWEAIRHFAGDDVSRAVLYPGDERYELTPSPSVEHHHVLTGGCAT; this is encoded by the coding sequence ATGATCGCACGCACCTGGTCCGGCCGCGTCCCTCACCACCACGCCGACGGCTTCGCGGCGCACCTGCTGGACACCGGGGTGGCCGAGGCCGCCTCGACGCCCGGCAACCGCGGCGCTCAGGTGCTGCACGCCGCCTTCGACGACCACGTCGAGTTCCGGCTCATCACCTACTGGGAGTCGTGGGAGGCGATCCGCCACTTCGCGGGTGACGACGTCTCCAGGGCCGTGCTCTATCCGGGCGACGAGCGTTATGAGCTGACGCCTTCGCCCTCCGTCGAGCACCATCACGTCCTCACTGGAGGCTGCGCCACATGA
- a CDS encoding LacI family DNA-binding transcriptional regulator has protein sequence MKRPTLADVATLAGVSAKTVSNVLLGRPHVSAATRAKVQAAIEEAGYEAGHATSQAGRGLASGRTGRIAVVVPNLYQPYFAEQAERLILALAERGFTTTLRIAHDRAGERDAVLGVTTADVDGVIICPHHLSDEQLAGAAPRRPAVALGGAPIKALDCVLMAEYAGFLAITRHLLATGRRKLAFVWNGPVGAAPTGDRYAGFLAALEEHGIEHDPSLVANSSDWDRRATGYEAMVGLLRRCGPRFDAAVCVNDTMAVGVLKALRTHGIRVPEDVAVTGFDDTDEGEFTIPSLSSGSPDQGSMVDAAVRLLIERLDGYDGAARQVHTGTHLLIRDSSASA, from the coding sequence ATGAAGCGCCCGACGCTCGCGGATGTCGCCACGCTGGCCGGCGTCTCGGCGAAGACCGTGTCCAACGTCCTTCTCGGCCGCCCGCACGTCTCGGCCGCCACCCGGGCCAAGGTCCAGGCCGCGATCGAGGAGGCCGGCTACGAGGCGGGACACGCCACGAGCCAGGCCGGGCGTGGGCTCGCCTCCGGCCGGACCGGCAGGATCGCGGTCGTCGTGCCGAACCTCTACCAGCCGTACTTCGCGGAGCAAGCCGAGCGGCTCATCCTCGCCCTGGCCGAGCGCGGGTTCACCACCACGCTCCGGATCGCCCATGACAGGGCGGGCGAGCGCGACGCGGTCCTCGGCGTGACCACCGCCGACGTCGACGGCGTGATCATCTGCCCGCACCACCTGAGCGACGAGCAGCTCGCCGGTGCCGCCCCACGGCGCCCGGCGGTGGCACTCGGCGGCGCTCCGATCAAGGCGCTGGACTGCGTGTTGATGGCGGAGTACGCGGGCTTCCTGGCGATCACCCGGCACCTGCTCGCCACGGGCCGGCGTAAGCTCGCGTTCGTGTGGAACGGTCCGGTCGGCGCCGCCCCGACCGGAGACCGGTACGCCGGGTTCCTCGCCGCCCTGGAGGAGCACGGCATCGAGCATGACCCGTCGCTCGTCGCCAACAGCTCCGACTGGGACCGCAGGGCCACGGGTTACGAGGCGATGGTGGGGCTGCTGCGGCGCTGCGGCCCCCGGTTCGACGCCGCGGTGTGCGTCAACGACACGATGGCCGTGGGCGTGCTGAAAGCCCTGCGCACGCACGGGATCCGCGTCCCCGAGGACGTCGCGGTCACCGGCTTCGACGACACGGACGAGGGCGAGTTCACCATCCCGTCGCTGTCGTCGGGGAGCCCTGATCAGGGCTCCATGGTGGACGCCGCCGTCCGCCTGCTCATCGAGCGC
- a CDS encoding ADP-ribosylglycohydrolase family protein, producing the protein MSAQLPARATASLLGLALGDAFGSQFFVPANHHALSSRHLPPGPWQWTDDTEMASSIYRVLADHGAIDQDRLAASFAARHDFDRGYGPSTNRLLRLVREGGDWRSLSAELFDGKGSWGNGAAMRVAPLGAWFAGDLAHVVRQAALSAQVTHTHPEAVAGAVAVAVATAVTATEPDLPAGRFLDRIREHVPAGMIHDGITEARQLLTISDPALAARMLGNGRQVAAHDTVPFTLWVAARERHDFEAAMWTTAAAGGDVDTTCAIVGGIVAAAEDVHLPPEWRSRCEPLPDWAGAPVDDR; encoded by the coding sequence ATGTCAGCTCAGCTTCCCGCGCGGGCCACGGCCTCTCTCCTCGGCCTGGCTCTCGGCGACGCCTTCGGTTCCCAGTTCTTCGTACCGGCCAATCACCACGCACTCTCTTCCCGTCACCTTCCACCCGGCCCATGGCAGTGGACGGACGACACCGAGATGGCGTCCTCCATCTATCGCGTCCTGGCCGACCACGGCGCCATCGACCAGGACAGGCTCGCGGCGAGTTTCGCCGCGCGCCATGACTTCGACCGCGGCTACGGCCCGTCGACGAACCGGCTGCTCCGGCTGGTCCGCGAAGGAGGCGACTGGCGCTCGCTTTCCGCGGAGCTCTTCGACGGCAAGGGCTCGTGGGGCAACGGTGCCGCGATGCGCGTGGCGCCGCTCGGCGCCTGGTTCGCCGGTGACCTGGCGCACGTCGTCCGACAGGCCGCCCTGTCGGCACAGGTCACCCACACTCATCCCGAAGCGGTGGCCGGCGCCGTAGCCGTCGCCGTGGCCACGGCCGTAACCGCCACAGAACCCGATCTTCCCGCCGGTCGCTTCCTCGACCGGATCAGGGAACACGTGCCCGCGGGCATGATCCACGACGGCATCACCGAGGCGCGGCAGCTCCTCACCATCAGCGACCCCGCACTTGCCGCCCGGATGCTCGGGAACGGGCGGCAGGTCGCCGCTCACGACACGGTCCCGTTCACCCTCTGGGTGGCGGCCCGCGAGCGCCACGACTTCGAGGCGGCCATGTGGACCACCGCGGCGGCCGGCGGGGACGTCGACACCACGTGCGCCATCGTCGGCGGCATCGTCGCGGCCGCCGAGGACGTTCACCTGCCGCCGGAGTGGAGGAGCAGGTGCGAACCGCTGCCGGACTGGGCCGGGGCCCCTGTAGACGACCGGTAA
- a CDS encoding ornithine cyclodeaminase family protein codes for MKVYEAADIRRAVGFGDLVEPVARAFADHSRGLGEAAISVLAPAGENGDVHVKSAWLPGRPVFIVKVASWFAARSPAGSGFVAVLDGERGDLLAVLRDEHHLSDVRTAAAGALATRLLARPHARTLAVLGTGLQARLQVLAAVAERPLEAVVIWGRREGAAHALRAALAERIPQVSVTVAARPDLAVHDADVIVTATAAREPVLRGSWLRPGQHVTAVGADDPGKAELDPDCFARADLLVVDSRAEAPLFAGDLIGAVSAGAVTADGCVEIGDLVLGRHPGRQSPAQITVAKFIGLGVQDLAAAELTMTRLEPR; via the coding sequence GTGAAGGTCTACGAGGCCGCGGACATCAGGCGGGCGGTCGGCTTCGGCGACCTGGTCGAACCGGTCGCGCGGGCGTTCGCCGACCACAGCCGCGGGCTCGGCGAGGCGGCGATCTCGGTGCTCGCGCCCGCGGGCGAGAACGGCGACGTGCATGTGAAATCCGCCTGGCTGCCCGGGCGTCCGGTCTTCATCGTCAAGGTCGCCTCCTGGTTCGCCGCCCGATCTCCTGCGGGCAGCGGCTTCGTCGCCGTGCTCGACGGCGAACGCGGTGACCTGCTGGCCGTGCTGCGGGACGAGCATCACCTCAGCGACGTGCGTACCGCCGCCGCCGGAGCGCTCGCCACCCGGCTGCTGGCCAGGCCGCACGCGCGCACGCTCGCCGTGCTCGGCACGGGCCTGCAGGCGCGCCTGCAGGTGCTGGCCGCCGTGGCGGAGCGGCCGTTGGAGGCGGTCGTGATCTGGGGCAGGCGCGAGGGGGCCGCCCACGCGCTGCGGGCGGCGCTCGCTGAGCGGATACCGCAGGTGTCGGTGACGGTGGCGGCGCGACCCGATCTGGCGGTCCACGACGCGGACGTGATCGTCACCGCGACGGCCGCCCGTGAGCCTGTGCTGCGCGGCTCGTGGCTGCGGCCGGGCCAGCACGTCACCGCTGTCGGCGCGGACGACCCGGGCAAGGCCGAGCTCGACCCTGACTGTTTCGCCCGGGCCGACCTGCTCGTCGTGGACAGCCGCGCCGAGGCGCCCCTGTTCGCGGGCGACCTGATCGGGGCCGTGTCGGCGGGCGCCGTCACGGCGGACGGCTGCGTGGAGATCGGCGATCTGGTCCTGGGCCGTCACCCCGGCAGGCAGAGCCCGGCGCAGATCACCGTGGCCAAGTTCATCGGGCTGGGCGTGCAGGACCTGGCCGCCGCCGAGCTCACCATGACCCGTCTGGAGCCGAGATGA